GCCGCTGAGCACCGCGGCGGCGCACAGCACCAGGGTGGCGGCCGACGCACCGACTCTCGACCATCCGTCGAATCCTGCTGAACTCAACGCCATGACTGTCTCCGTTCTTGAAGTTGTGATCCGCCGGCGACGCAGCGCCGCCGAGCCTCTACCGCATGGACTGCCTCCTGTGCCGCTCCTGACGCCGGCCCGCGCCTACCTGTGCAGGCCGTATCCTTTGAACCGTTCGATCACTTCGTCCATCTGCGCGTCGCTCAATAACGGCGGCTCGCCCAGTTGCGCCGCGAGCAGATACTGCCGCGCGAGCACCTCGACCTCGTTCGCGAGCCACAGCGCACGATCGAGGTTCGCGCCGAGCGCGAGCACGCCGTGATGCGCGAGCAGGCACGCGCTGCGCCCGCGCAGCGCGTCGATGGCATGGTCGGACAGCGCCTGGCTGCCGAACGTCGCATACGGCGCGCAGCGAATCGAGTTGCCGCCCGCCGCCGCGACCATGTAGTGATGCGCGGGAATCCCTCGTCCGTGAATCGACAGCGCGGTCGCCGCATTCGAGTGCGTATGCACGACCGCGCCGATCTCCGGCCGCGAGCGCAGCACGTCGCGGTGAATGCGCCACTCGGACGACGGCCGCCGCGCCGCGAACAACGGATCGTCGTCGCGCACGTCAAGCGGCAGCCAGACGATGCGCTCCGGCGTCAACGCGTCGTACGGCACGCCGCTCGGCGTAATCAGCAGGCCGTCTGACCAGCGCGCGCTGACGTTGCCGGACGTCCCCTGGTTGATGCCGAGGCGGCCCATCGCGAGCGCGGTGTCGATCACCTGCCGCCGCAGCGCGGTTTCGTCCGGCGGGTTCATGCGGACGCTCCCGGCGACGCGGCGGGTGTCGCAACGCCAGTCGCGAAGCGTTCTTTGAAACTCGCTTCGAACGGCGCATGCACGATGCCGAGTTCGGTGATGAAGCCGGTCACGAGTTCATGCGGCGTCACGTCGAACGCGGGGTTGCGCACGCGCACGCCGTCCGGCGCCATCGCGCGGCCGCCGTGATGCGTGACCTCGTCGCCGCGCCGCTCCTCGATCACGATGTCCGCGCCGCGCGCGGTCGCGAGATCGAGCGTCGACGACGGACACGCGACGTAGAACGGAATGCCGAAGTGGCGCGCGGCGATCGCGACGCCGAGCGTGCCGATCTTGTTCGCGAAGTCGCCGTTCGCCGCGACGCGGTCGGTGCCGACGATCACCAGATCGACGAGCCCCTGCGCCATCATCGACGCGGCCATGCCGTCAGCGATCAGCGTCACGTCGAGGCCCCCGCGATGCAGTTCGTATGCGGTGAGGCGCGCGCCCTGCAACAGCGGGCGGGTCTCGTCCGCATAGACGCGGAACGCGACGCCGTCGCGATGCGCGCGATAGAGCGGCGCGGTCGCGGTGCCGATGCCGGTCGTCGCGAGCGCGCCCGCGTTGCAGTGCGTGAGCACGCCCGCGCCCGCGCGGATCAGCGGCAGGCCGTATTCGCCGATCCCTTCGCACAGCGCCTGGTCCTCGCGATGGATGCGCGTCGCTTCGTCCACGAGTTGCGCGTAGAGCCCAGCCGCATCGCTCGCGGCCGAACGCCTCGCGACGTCGAGCATCCGGTTCAGCGCCCAGCGCAGGTTCACCGCGGTCGGCCGCGCGGAGTCCAGATACGCGGCCTGCTGTTCGAGCCGCGCGACGAACGCGTCGCGCGCCAGCCCGCGCTCTGGCTGCATCGCGACGCACAGCCCGTACGCGGCCGCGACGCCGATCGCCGGCGCGCCGCGCACGCGCAGTTCGCGAATCGCGCGCCATACCGCTTCGACCGTCGTCGCCGCCTCGACCGCGCAGGTCTGGGGCAGACGCGTCTGGTCGAGCAGGTACAGCGTGTCGTCGCGCCATTCGATCGTCGGCGGCAGCGCCGACGGCGATACGTGCGGTGCGTGCGGTACGTGCGGCGCGTGCGGTACGTGAGCGGTCATGCGTTGTCCCCCGATGACAGTCGTTTCGGCCGTGTCGCTCATGCGTCGAACCCCGGTTGTGCGCGCAGCCGCGCCGTGAGTTCGACCACCTCGCCGATCGACGCGAACGCGTCGCGCTGCACCAGCAGCGCCTCCGCGAGCCGCAGGCAGCGCACCTCGATCTGCGCGCGCACCGCGTCGTCCGCGATGCGCGTGATGTCCGCGACCTTCGCCATCCCGACGATCCGGCGAATCATCTTGCAGCCCGCGAAACCGAGCGTGTCCGCGAACAGCCGCTGCATGAAGCGTTGCCGGAACGCCTCGGCGGCCGGCGCGTCGGCCGCGCCGCCGACGAACGCGCGGCCGCTGTCGCGTTCATGCCCGCGCCACAGGCCCGCGAACTTCTCCGCGAAGCCGTTCCAGACCAGCACGGCCTGATCGAGCAGCCAGCCTTGATAGACCTGCGGATCGCGGCCGCGCCGGCGTTCGTGCCAGTCCTGCGCGTAATACGCGAGCAGCAGGTTCGCGAGCAGCGCGCCGACGTCGAAACCGATCGGCCCGTAGAACGCGAACTCCGGATCGATCACGTAAGTGTCGGTCTCGTTGACCATGATCGAGCCGGTGTGCAGGTCGCCGTGCACGAGCGTTTCCGCGTGATTCATGAACGCCCACTTCATCTGCGCGGCCGCGACGCGCAGCGGTTCGTGCTCGCGCAGCCGCGCGATCGCGGCCGCCGGCAGCGCGGCGCTGTATGCGTTCGACGGATGCTCGCCGAACGGGAACGTGAACACCAGGTCCTCGGTGATCTTGCACAGTTCGCTGTTGATGTCCGCGGCGACCGCTGCTTTTTTCGCGTCCGGCGCGAGATACAGGTCCGAGCCGAAGAACAGCGTGCGCGCGAGATACGACGCCATGTGCTCCGCGAGCCGCGGATACACGATGCCGTCGATCAGCCCGCCGCGCAGCACGCGATGCGACGCGAGCCGCTGAATCACCATCAGATAGAGGCCGCTGTCCGCGTGATACACCTGCGGCACGTGCTGCGGACACAGCGCGCCGAAACGGCGCAGCGCGGCCACCTCGCGTTCCATCCGCTCGCGCCGCAGCGGCCATGCGTCGCCGACGAGGCGCAGGAACGGCGGCGCCTGCTTGACGACGACGCTGCGCTGCGGCGCGGCCGCGTTGCTGACGAAGTACACGTAGTTCAGGTTGCCGTCGCCGACCTCGACGACCTCCAGTTCGCCGTCGCCGAGCAGCGCGCTCACCACCGGTATCCGCTTCAGGTAAGCCGCCAGTTCTGAAGGGCTAAACGCTTCGAATTCCATCGGTGTTCCCTGTCCGGACGAACGGATGACGATGGGGATGGCGCGGACCGCCTAGCGCCGCTTGCGTACCAGGTCGAATCTGAAGATGCTGCTGTTGTAGTAGTCGTTGCTGTAGCAGACCGCGCGGCCGGTCTGGTCGAAATCCACTTCGTCGATCAGCAGGAAAAGCCCGAAACCGTCCTGAAGCTCCGGCAGGTCGCGCGGCGTCAGGATCGTCGGCTGGATCGAACTGTGCGTGTGCGACAACCGGATGCCTGCACGCGCCAGCGAGCCGAACAGCGACTCGCCGAGCGGCCCCGCGTCGAACACTGCCTTCGGCA
The Paraburkholderia caballeronis genome window above contains:
- a CDS encoding L-fuculose-phosphate aldolase, encoding MNPPDETALRRQVIDTALAMGRLGINQGTSGNVSARWSDGLLITPSGVPYDALTPERIVWLPLDVRDDDPLFAARRPSSEWRIHRDVLRSRPEIGAVVHTHSNAATALSIHGRGIPAHHYMVAAAGGNSIRCAPYATFGSQALSDHAIDALRGRSACLLAHHGVLALGANLDRALWLANEVEVLARQYLLAAQLGEPPLLSDAQMDEVIERFKGYGLHR
- the mtnA gene encoding S-methyl-5-thioribose-1-phosphate isomerase, whose product is MTAHVPHAPHVPHAPHVSPSALPPTIEWRDDTLYLLDQTRLPQTCAVEAATTVEAVWRAIRELRVRGAPAIGVAAAYGLCVAMQPERGLARDAFVARLEQQAAYLDSARPTAVNLRWALNRMLDVARRSAASDAAGLYAQLVDEATRIHREDQALCEGIGEYGLPLIRAGAGVLTHCNAGALATTGIGTATAPLYRAHRDGVAFRVYADETRPLLQGARLTAYELHRGGLDVTLIADGMAASMMAQGLVDLVIVGTDRVAANGDFANKIGTLGVAIAARHFGIPFYVACPSSTLDLATARGADIVIEERRGDEVTHHGGRAMAPDGVRVRNPAFDVTPHELVTGFITELGIVHAPFEASFKERFATGVATPAASPGASA
- the mtnK gene encoding S-methyl-5-thioribose kinase; translation: MEFEAFSPSELAAYLKRIPVVSALLGDGELEVVEVGDGNLNYVYFVSNAAAPQRSVVVKQAPPFLRLVGDAWPLRRERMEREVAALRRFGALCPQHVPQVYHADSGLYLMVIQRLASHRVLRGGLIDGIVYPRLAEHMASYLARTLFFGSDLYLAPDAKKAAVAADINSELCKITEDLVFTFPFGEHPSNAYSAALPAAAIARLREHEPLRVAAAQMKWAFMNHAETLVHGDLHTGSIMVNETDTYVIDPEFAFYGPIGFDVGALLANLLLAYYAQDWHERRRGRDPQVYQGWLLDQAVLVWNGFAEKFAGLWRGHERDSGRAFVGGAADAPAAEAFRQRFMQRLFADTLGFAGCKMIRRIVGMAKVADITRIADDAVRAQIEVRCLRLAEALLVQRDAFASIGEVVELTARLRAQPGFDA